One genomic region from Lepisosteus oculatus isolate fLepOcu1 chromosome 20, fLepOcu1.hap2, whole genome shotgun sequence encodes:
- the LOC102693181 gene encoding leukotriene B4 receptor 1-like: MNTTSYNFSSSDAYSAPGGSLICVILGLCFLVGAPGNLLVMWTILRHVRPRSHTVLLILNLAAADLLVLITVPIWIYSFAASWVFGEAVCKAIVYMIYSSMYSSVFLISSLSVERFVAVLYPFALQNWRRKGVMTKVLVAIWILAFMFGTPVILTHTVGGANGTQYCTFQEFSSDSQEMVCLVLETLVGFVIPFSVLSICYTCVGRQIRQLSFKTKQKSAVLIVSVVIAFVVCWFPHHVLNMIRLASLLQDHPEELEEFVHNAVFIFGALAFVSSSVNPVLYAFAARRFRSGMRESRLTKLFQEITTHTSGARGPATLSSGRSNTCNLALECKTSASV, from the coding sequence ATGAACACCACCTCTTACAACTTCAGCTCCAGTGATGCCTATTCGGCTCCAGGAGGTTCACTAATCTGTGTGATCCTGGGTCTGTGTTTCCTGGTTGGCGCTCCGGGGAATCTGCTGGTGATGTGGACCATCCTGCGCCACGTGCGGCCGCGCTCCCACACCGTGCTGCTCATCCTCAATCTGGCCGCGGCCGACCTGCTGGTCCTCATCACCGTGCCCATCTGGATCTACTCCTTTGCGGCCAGCTGGGTGTTTGGAGAGGCCGTGTGCAAAGCCATAGTGTACATGATCTACTCCTCCATGTACAGCAGCGTGTTCCTCATCTCCAGCCTGAGTGTGGAGCGTTTCGTGGCCGTCCTGTACCCTTTCGCCCTGCAGAACTGGAGACGGAAAGGTGTGATGACCAAGGTCCTGGTTGCCATTTGGATACTGGCCTTCATGTTTGGGACTCCAGTCATTCTAACACATACTGTTGGGGGGGCAAACGGGACACAGTACTGCACTTTCCAAGAATTCTCTTCGGACAGCCAGGAGATGGTTTGCCTGGTGCTGGAGACCTTAGTGGGCTTTGTCATTCCTTTCTCTGTTCTCTCCATATGCTACACCTGTGTGGGGAGACAGATAAGGCAGCTAAGCTTCAAAACCAAACAGAAGTCTGCGGTCCTGATTGTCAGCGTTGTCATCGCCTTTGTCGTGTGCTGGTTCCCTCACCACGTGCTCAACATGATCCGCCTGGCCTCCTTACTGCAAGACCATCCGGAAGAGCTGGAGGAATTTGTGCACAATGCAGTCTTCATTTTCGGAGCCCTCGCTTTCGTCAGCAGCTCTGTTAACCCTGTGCTATACGCCTTCGCTGCTCGCCGCTTCCGGAGCGGAATGAGAGAGTCCAGGCTGACCAAGCTGTTCCAGGAGATCACCACCCACACCTCTGGAGCCAGGGGTCCAGCCACCCTTTCTTCAGGCAGGTCAAACACGTGCAACCTCGCTCTTGAGTGCAAGACATCAGCTTCAGTTTGA
- the gpr190a gene encoding leukotriene B4 receptor 1, with translation MNSSTTHGDNEMDPEELSWQKALTCVILGLCFLVGAPGNLLVMWTILRHVRLRSHTVLLILNLAAADLLVLITMPIWIYSFAASWVFGEAVCKAIVYMIYSSMYSSVFLISSLSVERFVAVLYPFALQDWRRKGVMTKVLVAIWILAFLFGIPSLLTHTIGEENKTQQCTFQEFSSASQEIVCLVLETLVGFVIPFSVLSICYSCVWKRIKQMTFKSKQKSTALILSVVVAFVVCWLPHHVGNVLSLVHLSLTESHPQAADRVEDIRLSMQFLSAALVFLSSSVNPMLYAFAARNLRSSFQASRIKQLFQHISSSTVNEGTNELSFVSRKQISQTEHTSCSTASEQQLAL, from the coding sequence ATGAACAGCTCCACCACCCATGGAGACAATGAAATGGATCCAGAAGAGCTGTCCTGGCAAAAGGCTCTGACATGTGTGATCCTGGGTCTGTGTTTCCTGGTTGGCGCTCCGGGGAATCTGCTGGTGATGTGGACCATCCTGCGCCACGTGCGGCTGCGCTCCCACACCGTGCTGCTCATCCTCAATCTGGCCGCGGCCGACCTGCTGGTCCTCATCACTATGCCCATCTGGATCTACTCCTTTGCGGCCAGCTGGGTGTTTGGAGAGGCCGTGTGCAAAGCCATAGTGTACATGATCTACTCCTCCATGTACAGCAGCGTGTTCCTCATCTCCAGCCTGAGTGTGGAGCGTTTCGTGGCCGTCCTGTACCCTTTCGCCCTGCAGGACTGGAGACGGAAAGGTGTGATGACCAAGGTCCTGGTTGCCATTTGGATCCTGGCCTTCCTGTTCGGAATCCCAAGCCTTCTAACGCACACTAtcggagaagaaaacaagactcaGCAATGCACTTTCCAGGAATTCTCTTCGGCCAGCCAGGAGATTGTTTGCCTTGTACTGGAGACCTTAGTGGGCTTTGTCATTCCTTTCTCTGTTCTCTCCATATGCTACAGCTGTGTATGGAAAAGGATTAAGCAAATGACTTTCAAGTCCAAGCAGAAATCCACAGCACTCATCCTGAGTGTAGTTGTTGCTTTTGTTGTGTGCTGGCTTCCTCACCATGTGGGCAATGTGCTGTCTCTGGTGCATCTCTCACTGACGGAATCCCATCCTCAAGCTGCAGATCGGGTGGAAGATATCAGGCTGTCCATGCAATTCCTCTCCGCAGCTCTGGTCTTCCTCAGCAGCTCCGTTAACCCTATGCTGTACGCCTTTGCAGCACGGAATCTCCGAAGCAGCTTCCAGGCGTCCAGAATTAAACAGCTGTTCCAGCACATCTCCAGCTCTACAGTCAATGAAGGGACGAATGAGCTCTCATTTGTGTCCAGAAAGCAAATCTCTCAGACTGAGCACACCAGCTGCAGCACAGCCTCGGAACAGCAGCTGGCTCTTTAG